In the Nitratiruptor sp. YY09-18 genome, ACGATTTATCTGTGCCGAGTTTAAGCCACTGGAAGAGACGCCAAACAAAGAGTTTCCATTTATTCTCAATACCGGTCGAACTGTGGAGCATTTTCATACCAGAACCAAAACAGGCCAAATCAAGATATTAAATGATTTGGCACCCCAGGCCTGGATCGATATCAATCCAAAAGATGCAAAAAAGCTTGGAGTCAAAAACTACGATAAAGTCTGGCTCACAAGTCCTAGAGGCAAAATAGAAAATCTAATCGTTCGAGTAACCCAGCTTGTCGCCCCTGGAACGGTATTTGTGCCATTTCACTATAACACGCAGCTTATCAATACGCTGACTCAATCCCTTTTTGATCCGATCAGTGGTGAGCCAAACTACAAACAAACCGCTGTGCAGATTCACTCAAAGAAGTGTCCAGGAGGTATTACGCCAACTGTAAAAATAGCAGGAGAACTTGAGCTTGATAGGAAAGAAACCAAGCAAAAAGTAACTGTAAAAGAGGAGCAGCGATGATAGAAAAGCTACAAAAAATATATGAGCAACGAAGCAAAAAAATAAACAAAGTAGAAAAAGTCAAAGCCTCGATGTCACCAAAAGAGGCTTATGAGAGACTTTTGAAAGCAAGTCGAAAGGGATATGATTCGCTTACAAAAGAGGAGAAGTCAGTCTTTTTAAAATATTTTGGACTCTTTGACAAAAACGAATTCACTCCAAAGCAGTTTATGCTAAGAGTGCGCATTCCTTGCGGAAGACTTACTCCAAACCAAGCAAAAGTTTTAGGTGAAGTGGCAAAAGAGTTTGGCAAAGACTATATCGATCTTACAACCAGGATGCAAGTAGAGCTTCGCCATATTGACATTGAAGATGTGCCGGCAATTTTTGCAAAGCTCAAAAGCGTTGGTATCACAACCTATCAAACAGGTATCGATAATCTTAGAAATATTGTAACCGATCCTTTGGATGGCTTAGCCTTTGATAACTTTTTTGAAAGTTTCCCTATATTAGAGCAGATGCAAGAGCTTTTTTTGAAAAAAGAGGAGTGGATCGGCTCACTTCCAAGAAAGTTCAACACCTCCATCACCTCTTCCATCACGAATCGATGTAACGCATACGGACACGATGCCTGTTTTGTACTGGCCATAAAAGATGGCATCTATGGATACAATGTTTATCTAGGTGGAAAAGTCGGCAAAATAGCCAAAAATGCCAATATTTTTTTACAAGCCGATGAGGTAGTTCCATTTTATGAAAACCTCATTAAGCTTTATCAAACCTATGGATTTCGGGACAACAGAAACAAAAACAGGCTCTACTTTTTGATAGAGGCTATTGGAATGGATGCTTTTCGAGCAGCTTTAGAGGAATTTAGTCAAAAGGAGTTTACAACAGCTGGAGAGACACTGTGTAAGATGGAGCATTTTGATAACAACCAGGGAAGCGTACAGCTCAAAAATGGCTCTTTTGCTCTGCATGCAATTGTTCCTGGTGGTATATTCAGTGGAACTGATATGATGGAAGCCGCTACCATAGCACAAGAAAATGGTGGAGAGATTCGACTCAGTGTTGAACAAAATCTCTACATTACCAATATCACCGACCGATCATCCATGCTTTCAAAGCCATTTTTTCAAAAATATAAAAATATCCACTCACCCTATTTCAACAATCTTGTAGCCTGTGCAGGAAAAAATGAGTGTAGCTTTGGTGTCATTCCCAATAAACCGGATGCTATTGCGATGGCAGATTTTTTAACAAAAGAGGTTCCCTTGCAAAACTCTAAAATACGCATGTATTGGAGCGGATGTGTAAAGGGTTGCGGACTACATGAGTGGGGTGATATCGGCTTTGTCGGGGCAAAAGCAAAAGAGAATGGTGCAATTATTCATGGAGTGGATATTTTACTTGGAGGCAGTCTCGCTAAAGGCGAAGGTGCACAAACTATCCTAAAAGCGATTCCCCTTCGCTATGCAAAAAATTTGATCAAACAGCTTATGATTGAATACAAAAACCACAAAAAGCCCGGTGAGCACTTTGAAAAGTACTTTGAAAGAGCGCTACAACCATTTTCAAAAGGAGCTATCGGCTTTTTGATGCTGTTTAACGCTCTGCTTGAGAAAGAGGAATTGGAGTATCGATTTAGCTTAGGTAATCATAAACCAATAGGACGGTTTGAACCATTGGAAATCTTTGATTTTGGTCTTGAGATATATAAAAATCTTACAGCTGACAAGGCCTATCTCGATGTTCATAATTTCCAACCTGTGGGAAGCAAAGTGCCATTACATCCATGCAAAATCAATCAAAATATTCCAAAAGAACTAGGCGATATTGTGTATAAGATGGTAATATCAAAGCTATCTGAGCGCTATCAAGTCTTTAGTGAAATCTCTCAAGATATCACACCACTTATACCTTGAACTCTTGCTCTATATCTTTGGCTAGTGTGATGCCCTTGAGGGTCAGACTCTCCTCAGTGATAAACTCCTCTTGCCTTAGCTCTTTTAAGAGTTTCTTGCCCTCTTTGAGGGTAAAGAGGTGGGAGTTTTCTAGCATCAAAAGAATATCTTTGAAGCTCTCGTCTTGCTTCTTTTTTGCAAGGGCTAAGAGCAGAACCTTTTTATTGATATCCATATTAATTCCTTGATAAGACTAAAAAAGCTATAATATCTAAAAATTTTACATGGGGAAAATATGGCGGATCTTTTTGAAAAAAATCAAGATATCCAAGAGATCGATATAGAAGAGACTGTCAAGAGCAGTTATCTCGATTACTCTATGAGTGTCATCATCGGACGTGCTCTCCCCGATGCCAGAGATGGTCTCAAACCTGTCCACAGACGTATCCTCTATGCAATGAACGAGCTTGGACTCACAAGTCGCGCTGCGTATAAAAAAAGTGCAAGAATCGTAGGGGATGTTATAGGTAAATACCATCCACACGGCGATAGTGCAGTCTATGAAGCGCTCGTACGTATGGCGCAGCCATTTTCTATGCGTCTGCCTCTTGTAGATGGACAGGGAAACTTCGGCTCAATAGATGGCGACAGTCCAGCTGCAATGCGTTATACAGAGGCACGTATGACAAGCGTGGCTGAAGAACTCTTACGCGATATAGACAAAGATACAGTCGATTTTGTACCAAACTATGATGATACACTGAGTGAACCTGATGTCCTTCCTACCCGCATCCCAAACCTCTTGCTCAATGGTTCAAGTGGTATCGCCGTGGGTATGGCAACCAATATCCCTCCACACCGTCTTGATGAACTTATAGATGCTCTTGTAACACTTATAGACAATCCGCAAGCACAACTTGAAGAAGTGATGGAATATATCCAAGGACCAGATTTTCCGACTGGTGGAATTATTTTTGGAAAGCAAGGTATTTATAATGCTTACAAGACAGGTCGCGGCCGTATAAAGGTGCGTGCAAAAACACATATTGAAAAACTCAAATCTCGTGAAGCTATCATTATAGATGAGATTCCTTACCAGGTCAACAAGTCCCGTCTTATCGAACAGATAGCACAACTTGTCAGAGAAAAACATATAGAAGGTATCAGTGAAATACGAGATGAGAGCGACAGAGAAGGTATTCGCGTAGTAATCGAGCTCAAAAAAGATGTAATGAGTGATATTGTTCTTAATAATCTCTATAAATCTACACAAATGGAAGTTACTTTTGGTATTATTCTCCTCGCCATCGTCAATAAAGAGCCAAAAGTTTTCACTCTTCTTGAGCTTTTGCACCTTTTCCTCAACCATCGCCGTACAGTTGTTATTCGTCGTACAATTTATGAACTTGAAAAAGCAAAAGCACGAGCCCATATTCTTGAAGGTCTCCTCAAAGCCCTTGATCATATCGATGAGGTTATAGCAACAATCAAGGCAAGTAAGGATACACCAACAGCTCGCACAAACCTTATGGAGAGATTTGAACTTACTGAAGTACAAGCAAACGCAATACTTGATATGAAACTCCAACGTCTAACTGGACTTGAGAGAGAAAAATTGGAAAATGAGTATAAAGAACTTATGGAGAAAATTGCATATCTCCAAAGTATCCTTCGCAGCGAAGCAAAACTCAATGAAATTATCAAAGAGGAACTTCTTGAGGTTAAAAATAAATTTAGTTCTCCTCGCCTCACTGAAATAGTTGAAGACTATGATGAGATCGATATAGAAGATCTTATTCCAAATGAACCTATGGTTGTTACCATTACACATAGAGGATATATTAAGCGCGTTCCACTTAAACAGTATGAAAAACAAAAAAGAGGTGGCAAGGGCAAAACTGCAGTCACTACATATGAAGATGATTTTATTGAAGACTTCTTCATCTCCAATACTCATGATACACTTATGTTCATTACTGATCGTGGACAGCTCTACTGGCTCAAAGTATACAAAATACCTGAAGCTGGACGCACCGCAAAAGGTAAAGCTGTAGTCAATCTCTTACAGCTTGAACCTGATGAAAAAATCAAAGCAATTATTCCTACAACAGATTTCAGTGAAGACAAATCTCTTGCTTTCTTTACAAAAAACGGTATTGTTAAGCGTACAAACCTCGCTGAATTCAAAAATATACGCACCAGAGGAGTTCGTGCGATTACACTCGATGAAAATGATGAGCTCATTACCGCCAAAATTGTCAAGCCAGAAATAAAATGGCTCTTTATCATTACCAAAAAGGGAATGTGTATCCGCTTTCCGGTTGATAATGTGAGAGAGATGGGAAGAACTGCCCGAGGTGTAACAGGAATACGCTTCAAACAAGAAGGTGATTTTGTCGTAGGGGCTGAAACAATCAAGGACGAGCACCAAGAACTTCTCACTGTTAGCGAAAAAGGTATAGGCAAACGCACAGAAGCAATCGAATATCGTGAGCAGACCCGTGGCGGTAAAGGTGTAATAGCAATGAAACTGACACCAAAAACTGGCGATGTGGTAGGAGTCGTAACAGTTGAAGAAAATAAAGATCTCATGGTACTTACAAGTAAAGGCAAAATGATTCGTGTGGATATGGAAAGTATTCGTAAAGCAGGAAGAAATACAAGTGGTGTTATGATTGTTCGTCTAGAAAAAGGTGATAAAGTAATAAGCATTGCCAAATGTCCAAAAGAGGAGGAAGAAGAAATTGAAGAGATATAATGTTGCCGTAGTTGGAGCTACAGGAGCTGTCGGCGAAGAAATGCTCCGTGTCATGGAAGAGGTGGATTTCCCGGTAGCAAAGCTAGTACCGCTTGCCAGCAGACGTAGTGCCGGAAACAGTGTTGAATTCAAAGGCAAAGAATATACGGTCAAAGAGCTTACCGAGGATATCTTTGAAAAAGAGGATATTGAGATAGCCCTTTTTAGTGCAGGAGGAAGTGTATCAGCACACTATGCACCCTATGCAGCAGAAGCCGGTGCAGTTGTTATAGATAATACGAGTCACTTTCGTATGGACCCTGAGGTACCTTTAGTAGTTCCCGAAGTGAATCCAGAAGATATAGTAGCATGGAAAACAAAAGGAATCATTGCCAATCCAAACTGCTCGACCATCCAGATGGTACAAGCTCTCAAACCGCTCGATGATGCATTTGGAGTAAAAAGAGTCGATGTAGCTACATACCAAGCTACCAGCGGCGCAGGCAAAAGCGCTATGGATGAGTTGGTCAATCAGATGAAAGATTTTTTCAATTTCAAACTTGATGAGAGTGAGAAGAAGAAGTTCCCTCACCAAATTGCTCTCAATGTCATCCCGCAAATCGATAAATTTCT is a window encoding:
- the gyrA gene encoding DNA topoisomerase (ATP-hydrolyzing) subunit A encodes the protein MADLFEKNQDIQEIDIEETVKSSYLDYSMSVIIGRALPDARDGLKPVHRRILYAMNELGLTSRAAYKKSARIVGDVIGKYHPHGDSAVYEALVRMAQPFSMRLPLVDGQGNFGSIDGDSPAAMRYTEARMTSVAEELLRDIDKDTVDFVPNYDDTLSEPDVLPTRIPNLLLNGSSGIAVGMATNIPPHRLDELIDALVTLIDNPQAQLEEVMEYIQGPDFPTGGIIFGKQGIYNAYKTGRGRIKVRAKTHIEKLKSREAIIIDEIPYQVNKSRLIEQIAQLVREKHIEGISEIRDESDREGIRVVIELKKDVMSDIVLNNLYKSTQMEVTFGIILLAIVNKEPKVFTLLELLHLFLNHRRTVVIRRTIYELEKAKARAHILEGLLKALDHIDEVIATIKASKDTPTARTNLMERFELTEVQANAILDMKLQRLTGLEREKLENEYKELMEKIAYLQSILRSEAKLNEIIKEELLEVKNKFSSPRLTEIVEDYDEIDIEDLIPNEPMVVTITHRGYIKRVPLKQYEKQKRGGKGKTAVTTYEDDFIEDFFISNTHDTLMFITDRGQLYWLKVYKIPEAGRTAKGKAVVNLLQLEPDEKIKAIIPTTDFSEDKSLAFFTKNGIVKRTNLAEFKNIRTRGVRAITLDENDELITAKIVKPEIKWLFIITKKGMCIRFPVDNVREMGRTARGVTGIRFKQEGDFVVGAETIKDEHQELLTVSEKGIGKRTEAIEYREQTRGGKGVIAMKLTPKTGDVVGVVTVEENKDLMVLTSKGKMIRVDMESIRKAGRNTSGVMIVRLEKGDKVISIAKCPKEEEEEIEEI
- a CDS encoding ferredoxin--nitrite reductase; protein product: MIEKLQKIYEQRSKKINKVEKVKASMSPKEAYERLLKASRKGYDSLTKEEKSVFLKYFGLFDKNEFTPKQFMLRVRIPCGRLTPNQAKVLGEVAKEFGKDYIDLTTRMQVELRHIDIEDVPAIFAKLKSVGITTYQTGIDNLRNIVTDPLDGLAFDNFFESFPILEQMQELFLKKEEWIGSLPRKFNTSITSSITNRCNAYGHDACFVLAIKDGIYGYNVYLGGKVGKIAKNANIFLQADEVVPFYENLIKLYQTYGFRDNRNKNRLYFLIEAIGMDAFRAALEEFSQKEFTTAGETLCKMEHFDNNQGSVQLKNGSFALHAIVPGGIFSGTDMMEAATIAQENGGEIRLSVEQNLYITNITDRSSMLSKPFFQKYKNIHSPYFNNLVACAGKNECSFGVIPNKPDAIAMADFLTKEVPLQNSKIRMYWSGCVKGCGLHEWGDIGFVGAKAKENGAIIHGVDILLGGSLAKGEGAQTILKAIPLRYAKNLIKQLMIEYKNHKKPGEHFEKYFERALQPFSKGAIGFLMLFNALLEKEELEYRFSLGNHKPIGRFEPLEIFDFGLEIYKNLTADKAYLDVHNFQPVGSKVPLHPCKINQNIPKELGDIVYKMVISKLSERYQVFSEISQDITPLIP
- a CDS encoding aspartate-semialdehyde dehydrogenase — translated: MKRYNVAVVGATGAVGEEMLRVMEEVDFPVAKLVPLASRRSAGNSVEFKGKEYTVKELTEDIFEKEDIEIALFSAGGSVSAHYAPYAAEAGAVVIDNTSHFRMDPEVPLVVPEVNPEDIVAWKTKGIIANPNCSTIQMVQALKPLDDAFGVKRVDVATYQATSGAGKSAMDELVNQMKDFFNFKLDESEKKKFPHQIALNVIPQIDKFLDNGYTKEEMKMVNETKKIMHKNIEVSATCVRVPVLRGHSEAVTVWFEKDITPEAAREALYNGKNIVVMDEPQKSVYPMPITVVEKNETFVGRIRKDIYRDNVLHMWVVADNLRVGAATNAVRIALKWIEMEGE